A genomic stretch from Candidatus Methanomassiliicoccus intestinalis Issoire-Mx1 includes:
- a CDS encoding DUF1638 domain-containing protein, with amino-acid sequence MNQNSGIEKSDFQIPKGVAGTIGVIACPMLEDELIYDILCDSDEKIIYVVDTGSQGSFVGKLNSNNIPYNMISEYSFDHGINGLDKSKFNLVVCMNQLGLHAEPKSLKSQIESQVLLHSHLFDAILVFYGICGNFGWDISETSSATSEIPVITIRDENGKICDDCIGVAVGGTDNYFRLNKAYTGVLYLTPATATNWDDFMAVSDMARGCDITDHSLMKMLFEICGYKYALRLDTGLGDRENYEKCAQEICKEMNLELIDPEGTWTTLEPIKRAYVEAKSALKSS; translated from the coding sequence ATGAATCAGAACAGTGGTATAGAAAAATCAGATTTTCAGATCCCGAAGGGTGTTGCTGGGACAATTGGTGTAATTGCCTGCCCCATGCTTGAAGATGAGCTCATTTACGACATCCTCTGCGATTCTGATGAGAAGATAATATATGTCGTAGATACAGGATCTCAGGGAAGCTTTGTTGGTAAATTGAATTCTAATAACATCCCATACAATATGATAAGCGAGTACTCTTTTGATCATGGCATCAACGGATTGGACAAATCTAAATTTAACTTAGTTGTGTGCATGAACCAGCTGGGGTTACATGCAGAGCCAAAATCTCTGAAAAGCCAGATTGAAAGCCAGGTTCTGCTTCATTCGCATCTGTTTGACGCAATACTTGTATTCTATGGCATCTGTGGTAACTTTGGCTGGGACATATCTGAAACTTCATCAGCTACTTCAGAAATTCCAGTTATAACAATACGTGATGAAAACGGTAAGATTTGTGATGATTGCATAGGTGTTGCTGTAGGAGGAACTGACAATTATTTTCGTCTCAACAAGGCATACACCGGAGTTCTATATCTTACACCGGCAACAGCTACGAACTGGGATGATTTTATGGCTGTATCTGATATGGCAAGAGGATGTGACATAACTGATCATTCGCTGATGAAGATGCTCTTTGAAATCTGCGGATACAAGTATGCTCTCAGGCTTGACACCGGACTCGGAGACAGGGAAAACTATGAAAAGTGCGCTCAGGAAATCTGTAAGGAAATGAATTTAGAACTCATCGACCCGGAAGGCACTTGGACTACTTTAGAACCTATCAAAAGAGCATACGTTGAAGCTAAAAGTGCGTTAAAATCTTCATAA
- a CDS encoding TetR/AcrR family transcriptional regulator — translation MNQTDNMKEKTCETPFEKIIDIAFDLFLENGYEDTTIRMIVEKAGIHIGSLYYLFPNKESILKAMMITVYDMIHKKAEIVRINNNDLAALLYPTASILYMTSRSKNVARLLYKSYSTWSVFDELLKFSKNWALKYDFSPNSDDREYHSKLFFVFGGLGNMIGEFYYSSRALDYRERLDKFIDVACRIFARDVPEDIESAKNLLYNLLESEEITILGKQIDLNN, via the coding sequence GTGAATCAAACTGACAATATGAAAGAGAAGACGTGTGAAACGCCTTTTGAGAAAATCATCGACATAGCTTTTGATTTATTCTTAGAAAATGGTTATGAGGATACAACAATCAGAATGATTGTTGAAAAAGCCGGGATACATATAGGAAGTCTTTATTATTTATTTCCAAATAAAGAAAGTATTCTAAAAGCAATGATGATCACAGTATATGATATGATTCACAAAAAGGCTGAGATCGTCCGCATCAACAATAACGATCTGGCTGCTCTGTTATATCCAACTGCTTCCATATTGTACATGACCAGCCGATCTAAAAATGTTGCCAGATTATTGTATAAATCATACTCAACATGGTCTGTATTTGATGAATTACTGAAATTCTCAAAGAACTGGGCTCTGAAGTATGATTTTTCTCCTAACTCCGATGACCGCGAATATCACTCAAAACTCTTTTTTGTCTTTGGAGGGCTGGGTAATATGATAGGGGAATTTTACTACAGCAGCAGAGCTCTTGATTACCGTGAACGACTGGATAAGTTCATAGATGTAGCTTGCAGAATATTTGCAAGAGATGTGCCGGAAGACATAGAATCTGCAAAAAATCTTCTTTACAATTTATTGGAAAGTGAAGAAATCACGATTTTAGGAAAACAGATAGATTTGAACAATTGA
- a CDS encoding SDR family NAD(P)-dependent oxidoreductase → MTPIENKHIVLTGANSGIGLEVLKLLLERKGNIIFAVDLHIDAISSFDPSRVIPYICDVSKPQNIDKLFEDAVSAMGSIDIFYANAGFAYYEELNYTDWARIENIFETNTISPIYSYQKFVEYLDGREGMFAITGSAMGFMGMPGFTLYSASKFAITGFQESIRLEKPDNIHLVTLFPVSTDTGFFKTASNVEFKKPYPVQSPDIVAKKMVKGMEKQKKKVMPCTMFRFALVLFRILPFVRTMYWNHEKKKFEDYKSKRDR, encoded by the coding sequence ATGACTCCTATTGAAAATAAACACATAGTTCTTACCGGAGCTAACAGCGGTATTGGTCTGGAAGTCTTAAAACTCCTTCTGGAGAGAAAAGGAAACATCATCTTTGCTGTTGATTTGCACATTGATGCAATCAGCAGTTTCGATCCCTCGAGAGTTATTCCATACATATGTGATGTCTCGAAGCCTCAGAATATCGATAAGCTGTTTGAAGATGCAGTCTCTGCAATGGGTTCAATAGACATATTCTATGCCAATGCTGGATTTGCCTATTACGAAGAACTAAACTATACTGACTGGGCGCGGATTGAAAACATATTTGAAACAAACACAATATCTCCGATATACTCATATCAAAAATTTGTTGAATATCTGGACGGCAGAGAGGGCATGTTTGCAATCACGGGTTCAGCGATGGGTTTCATGGGTATGCCAGGATTTACACTGTACTCCGCTTCAAAATTTGCAATTACTGGATTTCAAGAGTCAATCCGTCTGGAGAAGCCAGACAACATTCATCTGGTAACTCTCTTTCCCGTGTCTACAGACACGGGTTTCTTTAAAACTGCCAGTAATGTTGAATTCAAAAAGCCTTATCCTGTTCAGTCTCCAGATATTGTAGCAAAGAAAATGGTTAAAGGCATGGAAAAGCAAAAGAAAAAAGTCATGCCATGCACCATGTTCAGATTTGCACTGGTGCTGTTTCGCATTCTTCCTTTCGTGAGAACAATGTATTGGAATCATGAGAAAAAGAAGTTCGAGGATTATAAGAGTAAACGAGATCGTTAA
- a CDS encoding EFR1 family ferrodoxin (N-terminal region resembles flavodoxins. C-terminal ferrodoxin region binds two 4Fe-4S clusters.), with product MIFYFSGTGNSLYVARLLADELNDCIISIPDCINNGTFEFELKDSEKIGIVTPVYFYGLPSIVETFLDKLNLKKYSSFYLVVTFGSFTANTGPNAQKYFSGLGLNLDHIFSVKMPENYVPLLKVPSQDVCSALISDAQKSVHDIVKILDENPPGDYDIHKGKFPGIVSSLCRMIYKDGMTTKKFWVDDACTSCGLCERICPTNAISLQDGKPCWTKDICPRCLACLHRCPSSAIQLGHFTKKKDRYVNPEINFNQEIRQ from the coding sequence ATGATCTTCTACTTCTCTGGAACTGGAAACAGTCTGTATGTCGCACGCCTGCTTGCAGATGAATTGAATGACTGCATAATCTCAATTCCGGATTGTATCAACAACGGTACTTTTGAATTTGAGTTAAAAGATTCAGAGAAGATTGGAATTGTAACGCCCGTATATTTCTACGGTCTCCCTTCAATCGTAGAAACTTTTTTGGATAAGCTCAATCTTAAAAAATATTCTTCATTTTATCTGGTAGTTACATTCGGTTCTTTTACCGCCAATACAGGGCCCAACGCTCAAAAATATTTTAGTGGTCTGGGATTAAATCTGGATCATATCTTTTCTGTTAAGATGCCTGAAAACTATGTCCCTTTGCTTAAAGTTCCATCACAGGATGTGTGCAGCGCGCTAATCTCCGATGCACAAAAATCCGTTCATGATATAGTAAAAATTCTAGATGAAAATCCACCAGGGGATTACGACATACACAAGGGAAAATTTCCTGGTATTGTATCTTCACTCTGCAGAATGATCTATAAAGATGGAATGACGACTAAAAAATTCTGGGTTGATGATGCTTGTACCAGCTGCGGTTTGTGTGAACGCATCTGCCCCACCAATGCGATTTCATTGCAGGATGGGAAACCGTGCTGGACTAAGGATATATGCCCAAGATGTCTAGCATGCCTTCACCGCTGCCCTTCTTCTGCAATCCAACTTGGGCATTTTACAAAGAAAAAGGACCGATATGTGAATCCAGAGATCAATTTCAATCAGGAGATTCGGCAATGA
- a CDS encoding MIP/aquaporin family protein, producing the protein MTCCQSLSKNLVAEFLGTMGLIIVAIGSIILPQLVWGAEFGYQFVFMNAIAVGFVLFALIETFGPLSGSHFNPAVTIALLVSKEITPKKAAAYIVAQICGALVGIFLLNIIFYDTTQALYFVSDIDRSSIYILISEFLCTFMLVAVIFGCVRGTSNKTSLAVGLFVGGMIITTSSTMFANPAVDIARIFTNAACGINPMSAVYFIIADILGAVCAAVLFNWLYPLKLKEGEKCEPFDCSTCQSTPEQTVTRKLEDGEKCEPFDCSTCQNTPEQKATRKLDDDEKCDPFDCSRRDNK; encoded by the coding sequence ATGACCTGTTGCCAAAGTCTTTCTAAAAACTTAGTTGCAGAATTTCTTGGAACAATGGGACTAATTATAGTTGCAATTGGATCAATTATTCTTCCTCAACTCGTGTGGGGTGCTGAATTTGGATACCAATTTGTATTCATGAATGCTATAGCAGTAGGTTTTGTATTGTTTGCTCTTATCGAAACATTCGGACCGCTGTCAGGGTCTCATTTTAATCCAGCGGTAACGATTGCACTCTTAGTTTCAAAAGAAATAACTCCTAAGAAGGCTGCTGCATACATTGTAGCACAGATCTGCGGAGCATTAGTCGGTATCTTCCTGCTCAACATAATCTTCTACGATACTACTCAGGCGTTATACTTTGTGAGTGACATCGATAGATCCAGCATATACATTCTGATTTCAGAGTTCCTTTGTACATTTATGCTGGTTGCAGTAATCTTTGGATGTGTAAGAGGGACGTCTAACAAAACATCACTGGCTGTTGGTTTATTTGTAGGCGGTATGATCATAACAACCTCCAGCACAATGTTTGCTAACCCTGCCGTAGATATTGCCAGAATATTTACTAATGCGGCTTGCGGCATTAATCCAATGTCTGCTGTTTACTTTATAATTGCTGACATTTTAGGAGCTGTATGCGCTGCAGTCCTCTTTAATTGGCTGTATCCGCTTAAACTAAAAGAAGGAGAAAAATGTGAGCCGTTCGACTGCAGTACCTGCCAAAGTACTCCAGAACAAACAGTTACAAGAAAGCTGGAAGACGGGGAGAAGTGTGAACCGTTTGACTGCAGTACTTGTCAGAACACTCCAGAACAAAAAGCCACAAGGAAGCTGGATGACGATGAGAAATGCGATCCATTCGATTGCAGCCGCAGAGATAATAAATAA
- a CDS encoding GTP-binding protein translates to MRARMVLIGGFLGAGKTTLINKIAQEFIKEKVPIGIITNDQGQLLIDTEFIKVRGLNVEEVCGGCFCCNFPKLLDNANKLLKQINPQYIVAEPVGSCTDLIATVATPLKKYHGDQFSVAPLIVLVDAPRLLNNAFDTSTLGGYLRNHQAEEAEYLILTKIDEIGSDDVESLILKLKGINPNRKIIPYSAVTGEGFQDILGIITSDEETARKPVDVDYDKYAEAEAELGWYNGIYEFTAPEYDSYELSMNILKSLASKYTPSDIAHAKVAITNASSHTKISLIGNEFTIGGVKGSRFGKGESKLNFNARIVSEPEKLRQTIRETIDSCFKEKCIQYKLQFDDCFSPGRPNPTYRILDE, encoded by the coding sequence ATGAGAGCTCGAATGGTATTAATTGGAGGGTTTTTAGGTGCAGGAAAGACCACTTTGATAAACAAAATCGCACAGGAGTTTATCAAAGAAAAAGTACCGATCGGCATAATTACAAATGATCAGGGACAATTGCTTATTGATACTGAATTCATAAAAGTCAGAGGATTGAATGTAGAAGAAGTGTGTGGCGGGTGCTTCTGCTGTAACTTCCCAAAGCTTCTGGACAATGCAAATAAGTTATTAAAACAGATTAATCCCCAGTATATTGTTGCAGAACCTGTGGGAAGCTGTACAGATTTGATAGCTACAGTGGCTACACCTTTGAAAAAATATCACGGAGATCAGTTTTCTGTAGCTCCGCTGATCGTACTAGTTGATGCTCCAAGACTGCTGAACAATGCATTCGATACATCGACTCTCGGCGGATATCTCAGAAATCATCAGGCTGAAGAAGCTGAGTATCTGATACTTACAAAAATTGATGAAATCGGTTCTGACGATGTTGAATCCCTGATCTTAAAACTAAAAGGTATCAATCCAAACAGGAAAATTATTCCATATTCCGCAGTCACCGGCGAGGGCTTCCAAGACATACTTGGCATCATCACCTCAGATGAAGAGACCGCAAGAAAACCAGTAGATGTGGATTATGATAAATATGCTGAAGCAGAAGCTGAATTGGGCTGGTATAACGGAATATATGAATTCACTGCACCAGAATATGATTCGTACGAGCTCTCAATGAATATACTAAAAAGTCTGGCATCGAAGTATACGCCTTCTGACATCGCACATGCAAAGGTAGCGATAACAAATGCAAGCAGTCATACAAAGATCTCTCTTATCGGCAACGAGTTTACAATAGGCGGTGTCAAAGGATCCAGATTCGGCAAGGGAGAATCTAAATTAAACTTCAATGCAAGAATTGTTTCTGAACCAGAGAAATTGAGACAGACTATCAGAGAAACAATAGACTCCTGTTTCAAAGAGAAATGCATCCAATATAAACTCCAATTCGACGATTGTTTCTCACCTGGCAGGCCTAATCCAACCTACAGGATATTGGACGAATAA
- a CDS encoding SufB/SufD family protein, translating into MPSDRNELIERAKNALQKKGAFGEDFDLKTYSEVSGDIPVFNAPSELPSSIKEAMLKTGVNPSAEGNDGSMLVIDNSIVLNNSSDDGFELMDIRDALKKYDWLKEYSWNAVSVDADKYTAATYLNDSPGYFIRAFAGKKVKLPVQTCIMIGHNTAAQTIHNIIIVEEGASIEIISGCTSGSDVDTALHMGISEMYIKKDASLKFTMIHNWAENIGVRPRTGIVVEENGTFINNYVILKKVKSVQTYPTAKLVGRGAVAQFNTVAIAQPGAELDLGSRAILAAPECRAEIISRSITVGGKVINRGTLEGDAKDIKAHLECRGLILGDSGENIAIPELDARVADVEMTHEASLGKVAQDQVEYIMSRGLTEDEAVGMIVRGFLEVGIRGIPDDIKAEIDEAIRQSDLATG; encoded by the coding sequence ATGCCGTCTGATAGAAATGAACTGATAGAACGTGCAAAAAATGCATTACAGAAAAAAGGGGCCTTCGGAGAAGATTTTGATCTTAAAACTTACTCTGAAGTTTCCGGAGACATTCCTGTATTCAACGCTCCTTCTGAACTGCCAAGCAGCATTAAGGAAGCAATGCTGAAAACCGGTGTCAACCCGTCTGCTGAAGGGAATGACGGAAGCATGCTGGTTATCGATAATTCCATTGTATTGAATAATTCAAGCGATGATGGATTTGAACTGATGGATATCAGAGACGCTTTAAAAAAGTATGACTGGCTTAAAGAGTATTCATGGAACGCGGTAAGCGTTGACGCTGACAAATACACCGCAGCCACATATCTGAATGACTCTCCAGGATATTTTATCAGGGCTTTTGCAGGCAAAAAGGTCAAACTGCCGGTTCAGACCTGCATTATGATCGGCCACAACACTGCCGCTCAGACAATTCACAACATCATCATAGTGGAAGAGGGAGCTTCTATCGAGATCATTTCCGGATGTACTTCCGGAAGCGATGTGGATACCGCACTCCACATGGGTATCTCTGAGATGTACATCAAAAAGGATGCCAGCTTGAAATTTACGATGATTCATAACTGGGCGGAAAATATCGGTGTAAGGCCTCGTACCGGGATAGTGGTGGAAGAAAACGGTACTTTCATCAATAATTATGTGATCCTTAAGAAAGTCAAGAGTGTCCAGACATATCCAACGGCAAAACTTGTTGGAAGAGGCGCAGTAGCTCAGTTCAACACTGTGGCGATTGCACAGCCTGGAGCGGAGCTTGATCTTGGTTCAAGAGCTATCCTGGCAGCCCCTGAATGCAGAGCTGAGATTATTTCACGTTCAATCACAGTCGGCGGAAAGGTCATAAACAGAGGTACTCTGGAAGGAGACGCTAAAGACATTAAAGCTCACCTGGAGTGCCGCGGGCTCATTCTCGGGGACAGTGGTGAAAACATTGCAATTCCTGAGCTGGATGCCAGAGTGGCTGATGTTGAAATGACTCATGAAGCTTCACTTGGAAAAGTCGCGCAGGATCAGGTAGAGTACATAATGTCTCGTGGACTGACTGAGGATGAAGCTGTAGGAATGATCGTGAGAGGATTCCTTGAGGTAGGAATACGCGGAATTCCTGATGATATAAAAGCTGAAATCGATGAAGCCATCAGGCAGAGCGATCTCGCTACTGGATAA
- a CDS encoding ABC transporter ATP-binding protein, which translates to MLEIKDLTVEVGGRRVLNNVNLSVLPGSTSVLFGPNGSGKSTLLSTIMGLGNYKVVKGQILFNDVDITHMPINERARLGIGLMSQRPPNLSGVNLYDIIKVSSRGKVDPKNLASKLNMENFLSRDVNVGFSGGEIKRSELLQLAAQDPCLFMLDEPESGVDLESIERVGTMVHDLISGGRCAGKREESGKSALVITHTGQILDYIEADRGYVLCDGTITCTGNPRELLKDIRTKGYEECIKCRLIEMN; encoded by the coding sequence ATGTTAGAAATTAAAGATCTCACAGTTGAAGTAGGGGGCAGAAGAGTCCTCAACAATGTAAATCTCAGCGTTTTACCAGGATCTACAAGTGTTTTGTTTGGACCCAATGGATCTGGAAAATCCACGCTGCTTTCAACAATAATGGGGCTGGGAAACTACAAAGTTGTGAAAGGACAAATTCTGTTCAATGATGTAGACATAACGCATATGCCCATTAATGAGAGGGCAAGACTGGGAATCGGCCTCATGTCTCAAAGGCCTCCAAACTTAAGCGGTGTCAATCTTTACGACATTATCAAAGTAAGCAGCCGTGGAAAAGTGGATCCAAAAAATCTTGCTTCAAAGCTCAACATGGAGAATTTTCTCAGCAGAGATGTGAATGTCGGCTTCTCCGGCGGAGAAATTAAGAGATCTGAATTGCTGCAGCTTGCTGCCCAAGATCCATGTCTGTTCATGCTTGATGAACCAGAATCCGGTGTAGATCTGGAAAGCATTGAAAGAGTGGGTACCATGGTGCATGATCTGATTTCCGGCGGCAGATGCGCTGGAAAAAGGGAAGAATCTGGAAAAAGTGCTTTGGTGATTACTCATACAGGGCAGATTCTTGATTACATTGAGGCTGACCGCGGATATGTCCTCTGTGACGGTACTATCACATGTACAGGCAACCCGCGTGAATTACTGAAAGATATCAGAACAAAAGGTTACGAGGAGTGTATAAAATGCCGTCTGATAGAAATGAACTGA